The sequence below is a genomic window from Actinokineospora baliensis.
TTATGTGGCTCTTGACGACGTCACCGATGCTGACGATGCCCGCCAGCGCGCCGTCCTCGATCACCGGCAGGTGCCGGATCCTGCGCTCGGTCATGGTGGCGGCCAGGCTGTCCACGCTGTCGGTGGGCGCGCAGGTGCTCACCTCGGTGGTCATGATGTCGGCCACGGTGGCGTTGAACAGCTCGCCACCGCGGGTCGCCAGCCCGCGTACAACGTCCCGTTCGGACACGATGCCGACCACCCGGTCCCCGTCGAGCACCACCAGGGCGCCCACGTTGTGCCGGTGCAGCTCGGCTATCAGGCCCTCGACAGTGGTACCCGGGTCGACCGTCGCCACGACGGCCCCGTCGGCACCCTTGCCCCGCAACACATCCGCGATCCGCATGTCGCCACACCCCGATCCTGAACCGGCGGCACCCCGAGAGCGGGTATTGTCGATCAGGCTAACCATCTTCTGGGTTACCCGAAACTCGTGCTGCCTAAAAGTCGTAGTCAGCCCACCCGCGCGACGCGGTCGATGGCGGCCAGCGGGATCGGCACCCAGTCCGGCCGGTTGCGGTGCTCGTAGCCCACCTCGTAGACCGCCTTGTCCAGCTCGAAAGCCCGCAGCAGCACCGGATCCGCGCGCGGGTCGGCACCGGCGGTGGCGTACCCGTCGCAGAACGCCGCGCGGTTGCGGTCGGCCCACTCCGCGGCCCGGGTGAGCCGCTGGTTGTCGGGTTCCTCGCCCGCCAACAGGTGTAGCGCCGCGTAGTCGAAAGAGCGCAGCATCCCGGCGACGTCCCGCAAGGGGGACCGCGTACGGTTGCGCTCCGCCACCGGCGCGTCCGGTTCGCCCTCGAAATCGATGAGCACCCACCCGGTGGTCGTGCGCAGCACCTGACCCAGGTGCAGGTCGCCGTGCACCTGCTGGACCTGGGTACCCGGCAGCCCGCGCACCGCGTCGAACGCCGCCCGCAGCACCCCTTCCCGCTCGGCCAGCGCGGGCACCCGCGCCAGCGCCGCGTCCAGCCGCGCGTGCATCTCGTCGGCGCCCGCAGCCATCTCCGCGGGCCCCACGGTGTCCACGTCCAGCGCGGCGGCCAGGTCGGCGTGCACCGCGGCGACCGCGGCGCCCAACCGGTGGGCCTCACCGGCGAAGTCGCCGCCGACCTCGCCCGCGTGCAGGTCCGCCTCGGCCAGCAGGTCGCGCACCGACGCGGTCGCGGTCGCCCAGCCCTCCGCGGCGTCGCCGAGGTACCGCTGGGCGAACCCGAGCACCGTGCCCTCGGCCCGCACCACCGCCACCGGCTCGGCCACCTGTGCACTGCCCGCGCGGACCAGCGCCCGGTGCAGTTCCACGTCGCGGTTGGGGCCGGGAGCGGGCCGCCTATAGAGCTTGAGGATGTAGTGCTCGCCGAACACGATCGAGGTGTTCGACTGCTCCACCCCGACCGGCCGCGCCCGCAGCCCGGTCTGGACCTCCACCCCCGGCTCCGGCAGCCAGTCGAGGCCACCGGCCGCCGAGTGCTCGGCGAACAGCTCCAGCAGCCCGCCCATCAGCTCCGCGTCGTGCGTCGCGTCGTAGGCGTACGAGCCGTCGGCCAACCTGCCCACCACCGACGAGCGCAGGTGGTCGGGGACCTCGTCGGTCAGCCCGAGCAGCAGCTGGTAGCGCTCGTCGTCGGCGTCGAGCAGCACGTGCAGCAGCGCCGGGTCGCCGTCGACCAGCAGCGCGGCCCGCTCCACCCGCACACTCGCCACGTCCCGCCCCTTGGCCGCGAACCAGCGCTGACCGGGCAACCAGCCGGGCAGGTCGGCGGCGAGGGAGGTGACCGCGGGCAGGGGTCGGGTGGTCACTGGGGTTCGCCCTCCTCGAGCGGTCGGGTGATCTGGAACCAGTAGAAGCCGTGCCCCGGCAGGGTCAGCAGGTACGGCAGCTCCCCGACCGCGGGGAACCGCACCCCGCCGGTCAGCTCCACCGGGATGCACCCGTCGTAGTCCGACAGGTGCAGTTCCACCGGTTGGGGGAACCGGGACAGGTTGTTCACGCAGATCACGACGTCGTCGCCGTGCGTGCGCAGGTACGCCAGCACGCTCGGGTTCGACGAGCCGAGCTCGGTGAAGTCGCCGAGGCCGAACGCCGGGTGCTCGGTGCGCACCTGCAGCATCCGCCTGGTCCAGTGCAGCAGCGACGAGGTGTTGTTCATGTGCGCCTCGACGTTGACCGCCTGGAAGCCGTACACCGGGTCGGCGATCGCGGGCAGGTACAGCCGACCGGGGTCGCAGCGGGAGAAGCCCGCGTTGCGGTCGGGCGACCACTGCATCGGGGTGCGCACCGCGTCGCGGTCACCGAGCCAGATGTTGTCGCCCATGCCGATCTCGTCGCCGTAGTAGAGCACCGGCGAGCCCGGCAGGCTCAGCAGCATCGCGGTGAACAGCTCCTGCTGGTTGCGGTCGTTGTCCAGCAGCGGGGCCAGCCGCCTGCGGATGCCGATGTTGGCCTTCATCCGCGGGTCCTTGGCGTACTCCGCGTACATGTAGTCGCGTTCCTCGTCGGTGACCATCTCGAGGGTCAGCTCGTCGTGGTTGCGCAGGAAGATCCCCCACTGGGCGCCAGCGGGGATCGACGGGGTCTGGGCCAGGATCTCCGAGATCGGGAACCGCGACTCCCGGCGCACGGCCATGAAGATGCGCGGCATCAGCGGGAAGTGGAACGCCATGTGGCACTCGTCGCCGCCGATGCCCGCGTCGCCGAAGTACTCGACCACGTCGGCTGGCCACTGGTTCGCCTCGGCCAGCAGCACCCGGCCGGGGAACTCGTCGTCGACCACCTTGCGGCAGCGCTTGAGGAACTCGTGCGTGCGCGGCAGGTTCTCGCAGTTGGTGCCCTCCTCCTCGAACAGGTAGGGCACCGCGTCGAGCCGGAAGCCGTCGATGCCGATGTCGAGCCAGAACCGCAGCACGTCGAGCATCGCGTCCTGCACGGCCGGGTTCTCGTAGTTGAGGTCGGGCTGGTGGGAGAAGAACCGGTGCCAGTAGAACTGGCCGCGCACCGGGTCGTAGGTCCAGTTCGAGGTCTCGGTGTCGACGAAGATGATCCGCGCGTCGGCGTAGGCCTCGTCGGTGTCGGACCACACGTAGTAGTCGCCGTAGGGGCCGTCCGGGTGCTGGCGCGACTCCTGGAACCACGGGTGCGCGTCGGAGGTGTGGTTGAGCACCAGGTCGGTGATCACCCGGATGCCGCGCTTGTGCGCCTGGTCGAGCAGGTAGCTGAAGTCGTCGACGGTGCCGAACTCGGGCAGCACCGCGCGGAAGTCGCTGATGTCGTAGCCGCCATCGCGCAACGGCGAGGCGTAGAACGGCGGCAGCCACAGGCAATCGATGCCCAGCCACTGCAGGTAGTCCAGCTTGTCGGCCAGCCCGCGCAGGTCCCCGGTGCCGTTGCCGTCGGAGTCGTTGAACGCCCTGACCAGCACCTCGTAGAAGACCGCGCTCTTGTACCACTGCGCCTGCGGCGGTGCCGAGCGCGCGTGGTGGAAGTCCTCCGCCTGCGGCTCGGTGAGGTGACCGTCCGCGGTCACCGCCTCGCCGGTGTGCGGGATGCCCGCGAGCCCCAGCGCCGCGTCGGGCGCGGTGGTGTCCTGAACCGTCATGCCTGTCGCCCTCGCCCCATGTCTCGGCCGTGTGCCAGCGTCGTCGATCCCGGCGGTCGCCTCCAGGGGGGCGGATCAGCCGGTCCGCAATGCGTACCACGTTTCCGCCGCGACGACCGCGCACCGCACACGCCCACTCACCCCCGACCGTCCGAAGTGGTCATTGCGGGTGGGGTGGTCCACCCGGGCGGGGGAGACAGCTGCCGCCGTTGACGGGAGTACCCCCGCTGGCGGTGATCCATGCGGACCGGTGATCACGATCTCAGTGGGCGGACGCCGGGACCGCTCGGCGGGCGTTCACCGAGCGGTCCCGGCGCACCGGCCGGTCACCGTCGGATGTGGACGATGTGCGCGACGCTGGCCCACGGGTCCAGCCGCACGTAGTTCGCCTGGCCCCAGCGCCAGGTCTGGCCGGTGACCTCGTCATACGCGTTGTGCGCCGCGTCCGGGTCGAGCCCCAGCGCGGCGAGGTCGAGCCACAGCGTGCCCTCCTGCGGCGCCCTCGGGTCCAGGGTCACCACCACGACCACGGTGTCCCCGGTGGCCGGGTCGGTCTTGGAGTAGGCGATCAGCGCGTCGTTGTCCACGTGGTGGAACCGCAGCGTCCGCAGCTGCTGCAGCGCCGGGTGCGCCCGGCGGATCGCGTTGAGCCGGGTGATCCACGGCTGCAGCGACCGGCCCTCGGCCAGCGCGCCCGCGAAGTCGCGCGGCCGCAGCTGGTACTTCTCCGAGTCCAGGTACTCCTCGCTGCCCTCGCGCACCGGCTGGTGCTCGTAGAGCTCGTACCCGGCGTACACCCCCCACGTCGGCGCCAGCGTCGCGGCCAGCGCGGCCCGGATCGCGAACATCGCCGGGCCGCCCACCTGCAGCGACTCGTGCAGGATGTCCGGGGTGTTGACGAACAGGTTCGGCCGCGCCTCGTCGGCGTGCGCGACCAGTTCGGTGCCGAACTCGACCAGCTCCTGCTTGCCGGTGCGCCAGGTGAAGTAGGTGTAGGACTGGGTGAACCCGAGCTTGGCCAGCCCGTAGAGCCGCGCCGGTCGGGTGAACGCCTCGGACAGGAACAGCACGTCCGGGGCGACCGCCTTGACCTGGCGGATCAGCCACTCCCAGAAGTCCGGCGGCTTGGTGTGCGGGTTGTCCACCCGGAACACCCGCACCCCCTGCTCGGCCCACATCAGCACCACCCGCAGCACCTCCGCGTAGAGGCCCTCCGGGTCGTTGTCGAAGTTGACCGGGTAGATGTCCTGGTACTTCTTCGGCGGGTTTTCTGCGTAGGCGATCGTGCCGTCCGGGCGGGTGGTGAACCAGTCCGGGTGCTTGATCACCCACGGGTGGTCGGGCGCGCACTGCAGCGCGAAGTCCAGCGCGACCTCCAGGTCCAGCTCGCGCGCCCTGGCCACGAACGCCCGGAAGTCCTCGAAGGTGCCTAGCTGCGGGTGGATCGCGTCGTGCCCGCCGTCGGCCGAACCGATCGCCCAGGTCGACCCCACGTCACCGGGCTTGGCCACCACGGAGTTGTTGGGGCCCTTGCGGTTCTCTTCACCGATCGGGTGAATCGGGGGGAGGTAGACGATGTCGAAGCCCATCGCGGCGACCCGGTCGAGCTCCTTGGCCGCGGTCGTGAACGTGCCGTGCACCGGCTTGCCCTCGGTGTCGAGCCCACCGGTCGAGCGCGGGAAGAACTCGTACCAGGAGCCGTAGAGCGCGACCTTGCGGTCCACCCACAGCTGCAGCGGCTTGCCCTTGGTCACCAGTTCGCGCACCGGGTGCTGGTGCATCACCCGCCTGGTGGATTCCGCCAGCGCCTCGGCGATGCGCGCGGGCAGCGGCATCGACTCGTCGCGCAGCGCCCGCGCCGCCGACACCAGCAGTTTGCGGTCACCGCCGCGGTCGGGCCTGCGGCCGACGCGCTCCAGCAGCCGGGCGCCGACCTCCAGGTCGTTGGCCAGTTCCTCGGGCTGCTGCCCGGCGGCCACCTTCACCTCGACCGCGTGCACCCAGGTCGCCCACGGGTCGCTCCAGGCGTCCACCCGGAAGGTCCACAACCCCTCGGTGTCCGGGACGATGTCGGCGACCCACCGGTCGGGTTCCAGGCCGTCCGGGCGCATGCGCGTCCGGCGCGCCTTGCCGTCCTCGGGGCCCCGCCAGCTGATCGTCGCCGCGACCGCGTCGTGGCCCTCGCGCCACACCGTCGCCCGCACCGGGATGTGTTCGCCCACAACGGCTTTGCCGGGGTACCGGCCACAGGACACGAGGGGGGACACGTCATCGATGCCAAGCCGACCGCTCACCGGTCAGGCTCCTCTCCGTCGGGTGCTTGCCCCCCAGTCTGCCGTGCGCGGGCCGATCCGACCCACCCGGGCGGGGGATCGATCTTGACAACGGCGGTGGCCGACCGGGGCGCTTCCAGGGGGACCACCACCGGAAGTACCCAGGCCGGACCAACCGGAACCGTCGTTGGGCCGACCGTGGCGTTGCCGTCGGGTGTCGGTCCTGTGTGGTCACCCGGTCGGGGCACGACGCGCGCGAGTGGCCTCGGCGACATTGCGACCATTCCCGGTCCGGCGCACGGGTGCTGATCAGCGGTTTCGCCGCGGTGCGCGCTCCGGGGCCCGCGCGCACGGCTTGCTCGATCCAGGCTGGCAAGTAGGGTCGGTCTCCGTGAGAGCCGTACGTCGATTCACCGTCCGCGCCGGGTTGCCCGACCCGCTCGCCGATCTCGGGGTGCTCGCCACCAACCTGCGGTGGACATGGCACCCGCCGACCCAGGACCTGTTCGCCGATGTCGACCGCGACATCTGGGCGGCGGTGGGCGGCGATCCGCTGCACCTGCTCGCCCAGGTGCCCGCCGAGCGGCTGGAGCGACTGGCCACCGACCCCGGGTTCCTCGCCAGGGTGGGCGAGGTCGCCGCCGACCTGCGCCGCTACCTCGGCGAGCCGCGCTGGTACCAGCGCCACGACACCGGGAACAACGGCGGCAGGCTGCCCGCGTCCATCGCCTACTTCTCCATGGAGTTCGGCGTCACCGAGGCGCTGCCCAACTACTCCGGCGGTCTCGGCGTGCTCGCGGGCGACCACCTGAAGGCGGCATCCGACCTGGGTGTCCCGCTCATCGGCGTCGGCCTGCTCTACCGGTCCGGCTACTTCCGCCAGTCGCTCTCGCTCGACGGCTGGCAGGTCGAGCACTACCCGGTGATCGACCCGAACGGGTTGCCGCTGGAGCCGCTCACCGAGCCCTCCGGCGCGCCGATCCTGGTGCACGTGGCGATGCCGGGTGGGCGGGTGCTGCGCGCGCGGATCTGGCGGGCGCAGGTCGGCCGGGTGCCGCTGCTGCTGCTCGACTCCGACATCGAGGAGAACGCCGAGGACCTGCGCGGGGTCACCGACCGGCTCTACGGCGGCGACCAGGACCACCGGATCCGGCAGGAGATCCTCGCCGGGGTCGGTGGCGTCCGCGCGGTGCGCACCTACTGCGAGCTGACCGGCACGCCGCAGCCGGAGGTGTTCCACACCAACGAGGGCCACGCCGGGTTCCTCGGCCTGGAGCGGTTGCGGGAACTGGTGTCCGGGCAGGGACTGGACTTCGACCAGTCGCTCTCGGCGGTGCGCGCGGGCACGGTGTTCACCACGCACACCCCCGTCCCGGCAGGCATCGACCGGTTCCCGGTCGACCTGGTCCAGCACTACTTCGGCGACGGCACGCTGCTGCCGGGCATCGACCTGCGCCGGGTGCTCGCCCTGGGCGCCGAGGACAACCCGGGCATGTTCAACATGGCGCACATGGGGCTGCGGCTGGCCCAGCGCGCCAACGGCGTCTCCCGCCTGCACGGCGCGGTCAGCCGGGACATGTTCGGCGGGCTGTGGCCCGGCTTCGACACCGACGAGGTGCCGATCAGTTCGGTCACCAACGGCGTGCACGGCCCCACCTGGGCGGCCCGCGAGATGACCGAGGTCATCGGCGACCCGACCGACGAGGGCTACACCGGGGTCGACGCCTCGGTGTCCGACGCCCGGCTGTGGGAACTGCGCGGCACGCTGCGCCGCCGCCTGGTCGACGAGGTCCGCAAGCGGGTCCGCGCGGCCTGGCTGCAGCGCGGCGCCTCGGCACTGGAACTGGGCTGGACCGACACGGTCTTCGACCCGGACGTGCTGACCGTCGGCTTCGCCCGCCGGGTGCCGACCTACAAGCGGCTCACCCTGATGCTGCGCGACTCCGAGCGGCTGCGGGCGCTGCTGCTGCACCCGCAGCGCCCGGTCCAACTGGTCGTGGCTGGCAAGTCCCACCCGGCCGACGACGGCGGCAAGGCCCTGATCCAGCAGATCGTCCGCTTCGCCGACGACGCGGGCGTGCGGCACCGGATCGTGTTCCTGCCGGACTACGACATGAACATGGCCCGCTACCTCTACTGGGGCTGCGACGTCTGGCTCAACAACCCGATGCGCCCGCTCGAGGCGTGCGGCACCTCCGGCATGAAGGCGGCCCTCAACGGCGGCCTCAACCTGTCCATCCGCGACGGCTGGTGGGACGAGTTCTACGACGGCAGCAACGGCTGGGCCATCCCCACCGCCGACGGCATCACCGACCCCGTCCGCCGAGACGACCTCGAAGCCGCGGCGCTGTACGAACTCCTCGGCTCCCAGGTTGCACCGCTGTACTACGACCGCGACGCCGCCGGGGTACCCACCCAGTGGATGGCGATGGTCCGCCACACCCTGTCGTCCCTGGGGCCGCAGATCCAAGCGACGCGGATGGTGGGCGAGTACGTCGAATCCGCCTACGCCCCCGCGGCCGCCGCGGGTGCCCTCGCCCAAGCGGACGAC
It includes:
- a CDS encoding CBS domain-containing protein — protein: MRIADVLRGKGADGAVVATVDPGTTVEGLIAELHRHNVGALVVLDGDRVVGIVSERDVVRGLATRGGELFNATVADIMTTEVSTCAPTDSVDSLAATMTERRIRHLPVIEDGALAGIVSIGDVVKSHISQLEADRDQLQSYISQG
- a CDS encoding alpha-1,4-glucan--maltose-1-phosphate maltosyltransferase, with the protein product MSGRLGIDDVSPLVSCGRYPGKAVVGEHIPVRATVWREGHDAVAATISWRGPEDGKARRTRMRPDGLEPDRWVADIVPDTEGLWTFRVDAWSDPWATWVHAVEVKVAAGQQPEELANDLEVGARLLERVGRRPDRGGDRKLLVSAARALRDESMPLPARIAEALAESTRRVMHQHPVRELVTKGKPLQLWVDRKVALYGSWYEFFPRSTGGLDTEGKPVHGTFTTAAKELDRVAAMGFDIVYLPPIHPIGEENRKGPNNSVVAKPGDVGSTWAIGSADGGHDAIHPQLGTFEDFRAFVARARELDLEVALDFALQCAPDHPWVIKHPDWFTTRPDGTIAYAENPPKKYQDIYPVNFDNDPEGLYAEVLRVVLMWAEQGVRVFRVDNPHTKPPDFWEWLIRQVKAVAPDVLFLSEAFTRPARLYGLAKLGFTQSYTYFTWRTGKQELVEFGTELVAHADEARPNLFVNTPDILHESLQVGGPAMFAIRAALAATLAPTWGVYAGYELYEHQPVREGSEEYLDSEKYQLRPRDFAGALAEGRSLQPWITRLNAIRRAHPALQQLRTLRFHHVDNDALIAYSKTDPATGDTVVVVVTLDPRAPQEGTLWLDLAALGLDPDAAHNAYDEVTGQTWRWGQANYVRLDPWASVAHIVHIRR
- a CDS encoding maltokinase N-terminal cap-like domain-containing protein codes for the protein MTTRPLPAVTSLAADLPGWLPGQRWFAAKGRDVASVRVERAALLVDGDPALLHVLLDADDERYQLLLGLTDEVPDHLRSSVVGRLADGSYAYDATHDAELMGGLLELFAEHSAAGGLDWLPEPGVEVQTGLRARPVGVEQSNTSIVFGEHYILKLYRRPAPGPNRDVELHRALVRAGSAQVAEPVAVVRAEGTVLGFAQRYLGDAAEGWATATASVRDLLAEADLHAGEVGGDFAGEAHRLGAAVAAVHADLAAALDVDTVGPAEMAAGADEMHARLDAALARVPALAEREGVLRAAFDAVRGLPGTQVQQVHGDLHLGQVLRTTTGWVLIDFEGEPDAPVAERNRTRSPLRDVAGMLRSFDYAALHLLAGEEPDNQRLTRAAEWADRNRAAFCDGYATAGADPRADPVLLRAFELDKAVYEVGYEHRNRPDWVPIPLAAIDRVARVG
- the glgP gene encoding alpha-glucan family phosphorylase, whose protein sequence is MRAVRRFTVRAGLPDPLADLGVLATNLRWTWHPPTQDLFADVDRDIWAAVGGDPLHLLAQVPAERLERLATDPGFLARVGEVAADLRRYLGEPRWYQRHDTGNNGGRLPASIAYFSMEFGVTEALPNYSGGLGVLAGDHLKAASDLGVPLIGVGLLYRSGYFRQSLSLDGWQVEHYPVIDPNGLPLEPLTEPSGAPILVHVAMPGGRVLRARIWRAQVGRVPLLLLDSDIEENAEDLRGVTDRLYGGDQDHRIRQEILAGVGGVRAVRTYCELTGTPQPEVFHTNEGHAGFLGLERLRELVSGQGLDFDQSLSAVRAGTVFTTHTPVPAGIDRFPVDLVQHYFGDGTLLPGIDLRRVLALGAEDNPGMFNMAHMGLRLAQRANGVSRLHGAVSRDMFGGLWPGFDTDEVPISSVTNGVHGPTWAAREMTEVIGDPTDEGYTGVDASVSDARLWELRGTLRRRLVDEVRKRVRAAWLQRGASALELGWTDTVFDPDVLTVGFARRVPTYKRLTLMLRDSERLRALLLHPQRPVQLVVAGKSHPADDGGKALIQQIVRFADDAGVRHRIVFLPDYDMNMARYLYWGCDVWLNNPMRPLEACGTSGMKAALNGGLNLSIRDGWWDEFYDGSNGWAIPTADGITDPVRRDDLEAAALYELLGSQVAPLYYDRDAAGVPTQWMAMVRHTLSSLGPQIQATRMVGEYVESAYAPAAAAGALAQADDFRVARDLANYRGRLSGAWQRVRVVDCELAVEDNHSPVIGEIVRVNATVDLAGLGAGDVEVQAVIGRVGDTDDLSDVVTAVMHPTEGGRYTTELALPHAGALGVTARVLPKHGLLATPAELGKVVLA
- the treS gene encoding maltose alpha-D-glucosyltransferase; translation: MTVQDTTAPDAALGLAGIPHTGEAVTADGHLTEPQAEDFHHARSAPPQAQWYKSAVFYEVLVRAFNDSDGNGTGDLRGLADKLDYLQWLGIDCLWLPPFYASPLRDGGYDISDFRAVLPEFGTVDDFSYLLDQAHKRGIRVITDLVLNHTSDAHPWFQESRQHPDGPYGDYYVWSDTDEAYADARIIFVDTETSNWTYDPVRGQFYWHRFFSHQPDLNYENPAVQDAMLDVLRFWLDIGIDGFRLDAVPYLFEEEGTNCENLPRTHEFLKRCRKVVDDEFPGRVLLAEANQWPADVVEYFGDAGIGGDECHMAFHFPLMPRIFMAVRRESRFPISEILAQTPSIPAGAQWGIFLRNHDELTLEMVTDEERDYMYAEYAKDPRMKANIGIRRRLAPLLDNDRNQQELFTAMLLSLPGSPVLYYGDEIGMGDNIWLGDRDAVRTPMQWSPDRNAGFSRCDPGRLYLPAIADPVYGFQAVNVEAHMNNTSSLLHWTRRMLQVRTEHPAFGLGDFTELGSSNPSVLAYLRTHGDDVVICVNNLSRFPQPVELHLSDYDGCIPVELTGGVRFPAVGELPYLLTLPGHGFYWFQITRPLEEGEPQ